The Micromonospora sp. WMMD961 genome has a segment encoding these proteins:
- a CDS encoding beta-ketoacyl-[acyl-carrier-protein] synthase family protein, translating to MTGRRTVVTGIGVVAPGGASRDRFWKTITEGRTATRRISFFDPSPFRSQIAAECDFDPVAAGLTEAERRRADRYVQFALACSAEAVADAQLVLTDAERDRAGVVLGTAVGGTMALEQEYVTVSEHGRRWLVDAARGGPYLYQALVPSSLAADVACRHGWHGPAQVVSTGCTSGIDAIGYAHQMIVDGEADVMLAGASDSPISPVTVASFDAIKATSPDNDDPAHASRPFDADRHGFVLAEGGAVLVLEEAGHALRRGAHIYCEVAGYASRSNGYHMTGLRPDGVEMSLAVTDALEQGRIIPEQVSYISAHGSGTRQNDRHETAAFKRALGQRAYQVPISSIKSMVGHSLGAIGSIEMAACALAIEFGVVPPTANWSTRDPECDLDYVPNEAREVPVDVALSVGSGFGGFQSAMVFRRLPGSVPA from the coding sequence ATGACCGGACGCCGCACGGTGGTGACCGGAATCGGGGTGGTCGCCCCGGGTGGCGCGAGCCGGGACCGGTTCTGGAAGACCATCACCGAGGGGCGGACCGCCACCCGGCGGATCAGCTTCTTCGACCCGTCGCCGTTCCGGTCGCAGATCGCCGCGGAGTGCGACTTCGACCCGGTCGCGGCGGGGCTCACCGAGGCCGAGCGTCGCCGGGCCGACCGGTACGTGCAGTTCGCGCTGGCCTGCTCCGCCGAGGCGGTCGCCGACGCCCAGTTGGTGCTCACCGACGCGGAGCGGGACCGGGCCGGGGTGGTGCTGGGCACGGCCGTGGGCGGCACGATGGCGTTGGAGCAGGAGTACGTGACGGTCAGCGAACACGGCCGGCGGTGGCTGGTCGACGCGGCGCGCGGTGGCCCGTACCTCTATCAGGCGTTGGTGCCCAGCAGCCTCGCCGCCGACGTGGCCTGCCGGCACGGGTGGCACGGCCCGGCGCAGGTGGTGTCGACCGGTTGTACCTCCGGCATCGACGCCATCGGGTACGCCCACCAGATGATCGTGGACGGTGAGGCGGACGTGATGCTGGCCGGCGCGTCGGACTCGCCGATCTCGCCGGTCACGGTGGCCTCGTTCGACGCGATCAAGGCGACCAGCCCGGACAACGACGACCCGGCGCACGCCTCCCGCCCGTTCGACGCCGACCGGCACGGGTTCGTGCTGGCCGAGGGTGGGGCGGTGCTGGTGCTGGAGGAGGCCGGGCACGCCCTGCGGCGGGGGGCGCACATCTACTGCGAGGTGGCCGGGTACGCCAGCCGCAGCAACGGCTACCACATGACCGGGTTGCGGCCGGACGGGGTGGAGATGAGCCTCGCCGTGACCGATGCGCTCGAACAGGGCCGGATCATCCCGGAGCAGGTGTCGTACATCAGCGCGCACGGGTCGGGGACCCGGCAGAACGACAGGCACGAGACGGCCGCGTTCAAGCGGGCGCTGGGTCAGCGCGCGTACCAGGTGCCGATCAGTTCGATCAAGTCGATGGTCGGGCACTCGCTGGGTGCGATCGGGTCGATCGAGATGGCCGCGTGCGCCCTCGCCATCGAGTTCGGCGTGGTACCGCCGACGGCGAACTGGAGCACCCGGGACCCGGAGTGCGACCTGGACTACGTACCGAACGAGGCGCGGGAGGTCCCGGTGGACGTGGCCCTCTCGGTCGGCAGCGGGTTCGGCGGTTTCCAGTCGGCGATGGTGTTCCGCCGACTTCCCGGGAGCGTGCCGGCGTGA
- a CDS encoding 4'-phosphopantetheinyl transferase superfamily protein: MGQLTVSGRDTVYVWVGRDTGGQPDPAAVLVRRAVALLLGRAQTAVVLAHDRYGRPVVRVDEVELAVSVSRTAGIVVVAARRAGAVGVDVERIRPLPALALARRWFPPAESAWLAGRPEAGRVVNFLRLWTAKEAVGKALGRGLRGGGLRRQMPSPGWPWRPVPGAEAVRVGHPPLGGDVVLAVAVQATEQVEVAVVRWPGHDVAAERSASVERTSLPVVVRGSWSSRRSTRGRL, from the coding sequence GTGGGTCAGCTGACGGTTTCCGGTCGGGACACCGTCTACGTGTGGGTCGGCCGGGACACCGGCGGTCAGCCGGATCCGGCCGCTGTGCTGGTGCGGCGGGCGGTTGCTCTGCTGCTCGGTCGCGCGCAGACCGCTGTGGTGCTGGCGCACGACCGTTATGGACGGCCAGTTGTCCGGGTCGACGAGGTCGAGCTGGCGGTCAGCGTCAGCCGTACCGCCGGGATCGTGGTGGTCGCCGCCCGCCGGGCCGGCGCGGTCGGGGTGGACGTGGAGCGGATCCGTCCGCTGCCCGCGCTCGCGCTGGCCCGCCGCTGGTTTCCGCCGGCTGAGTCGGCCTGGTTGGCCGGTCGGCCCGAGGCCGGCCGGGTGGTGAACTTCCTGCGGCTGTGGACCGCGAAGGAGGCGGTGGGCAAGGCGCTCGGGCGAGGGCTGCGCGGCGGTGGGTTGCGTCGGCAGATGCCGTCGCCGGGGTGGCCGTGGCGACCGGTGCCCGGCGCCGAGGCCGTGCGGGTCGGCCACCCGCCGCTGGGCGGGGATGTCGTCCTCGCCGTCGCGGTGCAGGCGACGGAACAGGTCGAGGTCGCTGTGGTGCGGTGGCCCGGTCACGACGTGGCCGCCGAGCGCAGCGCGTCCGTCGAGCGGACGAGTTTGCCGGTGGTGGTGCGGGGCAGCTGGTCGAGCAGGCGCAGCACCCGAGGGCGCTTGTAG
- a CDS encoding antibiotic biosynthesis monooxygenase family protein, translating into MSEQRARVVFLVRVPVPRTEAFLAAYEQVRHLVAGGVPGHLVDQVCRSSTDPEQWLITSEWASLADFETWERSPEHRDLVRPMRECFTDARSLRFHIHAQTPALA; encoded by the coding sequence ATGAGCGAGCAGCGGGCCCGGGTGGTCTTCCTGGTGCGGGTGCCGGTGCCGCGCACCGAGGCGTTCCTCGCCGCCTACGAGCAGGTGCGGCATCTGGTGGCCGGCGGGGTGCCGGGGCACCTGGTCGACCAGGTGTGCCGGTCGTCGACCGACCCGGAGCAGTGGTTGATCACCAGTGAGTGGGCGAGCCTGGCCGACTTCGAGACCTGGGAACGCAGCCCGGAGCACCGGGATCTGGTGCGTCCTATGCGGGAGTGCTTCACCGACGCCCGTTCCCTGCGCTTCCACATCCACGCCCAGACGCCCGCACTCGCCTGA
- a CDS encoding acetyl-CoA carboxylase biotin carboxylase subunit has product MFETVLIANRGEIALRVLRACRELGVRTVVVYSAADADSAAVRLAEQAVRIGPASSRRSYLNAAAIVEAARQVGAQAVHPGYGFLSEDADFAEICADNGLTFIGPPPAVMAALADKSSARALMSRAGLPLSPGSVAPVPTAAAAAEVAEAVGYPVIVKAAAGGGGRGMTVVHTPGELRRAYTRTRAAAQAAFGDDRVYVERYLTEARHVEVQVLCDSHGNGVHLGTRDCSVQRRHQKLVEEAPAPALPAAVLDTIAETALRGALEVGFVGAGTLEFLVDAEEQFHFLEINCRIQVEHPVTEMVTGIDLVHEQLHIAAGVPLRWRQEEIRLRGVAVECRVNTEDPGRGFAPTPGRLERFTPPGGPFTRVDTHASAGYVIGPWYDSLLAKVIVWAPDRELALNRLERALDEFDIAGPGLHTTIPFVRQVLDDAAFRKGRYTTGLVDRLLGVPGAAPAQRPTATPAPRPASAATPDVTNRRTR; this is encoded by the coding sequence ATGTTCGAGACCGTGTTGATCGCCAACCGGGGCGAGATCGCGCTGCGGGTGCTGCGCGCCTGCCGGGAGCTGGGCGTGCGGACGGTGGTGGTCTACTCCGCGGCGGACGCCGACTCGGCGGCCGTCCGGCTCGCCGAACAGGCTGTCCGGATCGGGCCGGCGTCGAGTCGGCGCAGTTACCTCAACGCCGCAGCGATCGTGGAGGCGGCCCGACAGGTGGGCGCGCAGGCCGTACATCCCGGCTACGGGTTCCTCTCCGAGGACGCCGACTTCGCCGAGATCTGCGCGGACAACGGGCTGACCTTCATCGGCCCGCCACCAGCGGTGATGGCCGCGCTGGCCGACAAGTCCTCGGCGCGGGCCCTGATGAGCCGCGCCGGCCTGCCGTTGTCCCCGGGCAGCGTCGCACCGGTGCCGACCGCCGCCGCAGCCGCCGAGGTGGCCGAGGCCGTCGGCTATCCGGTGATCGTGAAGGCCGCCGCCGGGGGCGGTGGCCGGGGCATGACCGTGGTGCACACCCCGGGCGAGCTGCGTCGGGCGTACACCCGGACCCGCGCCGCCGCCCAGGCCGCCTTCGGCGACGACCGGGTGTACGTCGAGCGTTACCTCACCGAGGCTCGGCACGTCGAGGTGCAGGTGCTCTGCGACTCGCACGGGAACGGGGTGCACCTGGGCACCCGGGACTGCTCGGTGCAACGCCGGCACCAGAAGTTGGTGGAGGAGGCCCCCGCCCCGGCGCTGCCCGCCGCCGTCCTCGACACCATCGCCGAAACGGCACTGCGGGGTGCGCTCGAGGTCGGCTTCGTCGGTGCCGGCACGCTGGAGTTCCTTGTCGACGCCGAGGAACAGTTCCACTTCCTGGAGATCAACTGCCGGATTCAGGTGGAGCATCCGGTCACCGAGATGGTCACCGGGATCGACCTGGTGCACGAGCAACTGCACATCGCCGCCGGGGTGCCACTGCGCTGGCGTCAGGAGGAGATCCGCCTGCGCGGTGTGGCGGTGGAGTGCCGGGTCAACACCGAGGACCCGGGGCGTGGCTTCGCGCCCACCCCCGGCCGGTTGGAGCGGTTCACCCCGCCCGGCGGCCCGTTCACCCGGGTGGACACCCACGCCAGCGCCGGCTACGTGATCGGCCCCTGGTACGACTCGCTGCTGGCGAAGGTGATCGTCTGGGCTCCCGATCGGGAGCTGGCCCTCAACCGGCTGGAGCGTGCCCTCGACGAGTTCGACATCGCCGGGCCGGGCCTGCACACCACCATCCCGTTCGTCCGGCAGGTGCTCGACGACGCCGCATTCCGCAAGGGCCGCTACACCACGGGCCTGGTCGACCGTCTGCTCGGTGTGCCCGGTGCGGCACCCGCGCAGCGGCCGACAGCCACCCCCGCACCGCGCCCCGCGTCCGCCGCGACGCCCGACGTAACCAACAGGAGGACCCGATGA
- a CDS encoding cupin domain-containing protein has product MSDLSTRPIAARDVPADRRRGGELRVLLGPRTVGSTSGFLGVATLAPGERIAEHYHPYSEEFLYLVRGAITVDLDDQPTLLAAGEGLFVPVNVRHRLRNTGVEPAEVVFHLGPLAPRPELGHVDTELVEQRGMS; this is encoded by the coding sequence ATGAGTGACCTGAGCACCCGGCCGATCGCCGCCCGGGACGTACCCGCCGACCGGCGGCGCGGCGGTGAGCTGCGGGTGCTGCTGGGCCCCCGCACCGTCGGCAGCACCTCGGGGTTCCTCGGGGTGGCCACCCTCGCGCCGGGGGAACGGATCGCCGAGCACTACCACCCGTACAGCGAGGAGTTCCTGTACCTGGTGCGCGGCGCGATCACCGTCGACCTGGACGACCAACCGACGCTGCTGGCCGCCGGCGAGGGCCTGTTCGTGCCCGTGAACGTGCGGCACCGACTGCGCAACACCGGCGTCGAGCCGGCCGAGGTGGTCTTCCACCTGGGTCCGCTCGCCCCACGCCCCGAGTTGGGGCACGTCGACACCGAGTTGGTCGAGCAGCGGGGCATGTCGTGA
- a CDS encoding SRPBCC family protein: protein MTVTHGRPMTAEITDILVAHCGLDADAAARAPAASLEELGMDSLALLELSAVVADRWQVSIPEQAGQLSISAVADLVADRADPPGHTENSVVIDAPLAVVWEVTNDVANWTELFTEYAVVEILHRDGHTVRFRLTMYPDENGVSWSWVSERTADPVSRQVRAHRVETGPFEYMRIHWRYTEEAGGTRMTWTQDFAMKPTAPVDNAAMTERINTNSVIQLAVIKDRVERIARQRADQGHPAAGDELTEADDE from the coding sequence ATGACCGTCACCCATGGTCGCCCGATGACCGCCGAGATCACCGACATCCTGGTGGCGCACTGCGGGCTCGACGCCGACGCCGCGGCCCGGGCGCCCGCCGCGTCGCTGGAGGAACTGGGCATGGACTCACTCGCCCTGCTGGAACTCTCCGCCGTCGTCGCCGACCGGTGGCAGGTGAGCATCCCCGAGCAGGCCGGGCAGCTGAGCATCTCGGCGGTGGCCGACCTGGTCGCCGACCGCGCCGACCCGCCCGGGCACACCGAGAACAGCGTGGTCATCGACGCACCGCTCGCGGTGGTCTGGGAGGTCACCAACGACGTGGCGAACTGGACCGAGCTGTTCACCGAGTACGCCGTGGTGGAGATCCTGCACCGCGACGGGCACACGGTGCGGTTCCGGCTCACCATGTACCCGGACGAGAACGGGGTGTCCTGGAGCTGGGTCAGTGAACGCACCGCCGACCCGGTGAGCCGTCAGGTGCGGGCGCACCGGGTGGAGACCGGGCCGTTCGAGTACATGCGGATCCACTGGCGCTACACCGAGGAGGCCGGCGGCACCCGGATGACCTGGACGCAGGACTTCGCGATGAAGCCGACCGCGCCCGTCGACAACGCCGCGATGACCGAGCGGATCAACACCAACAGCGTCATCCAACTCGCAGTGATCAAGGACCGGGTGGAGCGGATCGCCCGGCAGCGCGCCGACCAGGGCCACCCGGCGGCCGGCGACGAGTTGACGGAGGCCGACGATGAGTGA
- a CDS encoding beta-ketoacyl synthase N-terminal-like domain-containing protein, which produces MARAVVTGIGVVAPSGIGADAHWRTVLARTRRTGPITLFDPSGYPTRNGGEVPGFTPDSYADSRQLVQTDRWTHLGFAATRLALADAGLPERAPDPYGYAVTLASSSGGNLFGQRELQRLWGGTSRTVGAYQSIAWFYAASVGQLSIHHQFKGPSGVLVAEAAGGLDSLAHAARAVRRGTPVVVAGATECPLSPYALACQLRSGLLSDVADPERAYRPFDAAASGYLPAEGGAVFVVEELGHALARGARVYGEVSGWGSTHDAAHTTADSAGDPRQYARAMRQALDRAGVAGAGIDVVLPDALGVPRYDRSEAEALRAVFGDRPPPVTTQKPLTGRAYQGGSALDVATALLAFAHDTLPASAGPDEVADGCELDFLREHRRPRSRLALVCARGFDGFNSALVLRGAAPTRGETS; this is translated from the coding sequence ATGGCTCGGGCGGTGGTGACCGGGATCGGGGTGGTGGCGCCGAGCGGCATCGGCGCGGACGCGCACTGGCGTACGGTGCTGGCCCGCACCCGGCGGACCGGACCGATCACGTTGTTCGACCCGTCCGGCTACCCGACCCGCAACGGCGGGGAGGTGCCCGGCTTCACCCCGGACTCCTACGCGGACAGTCGACAGTTGGTGCAGACCGACAGGTGGACGCACCTCGGTTTCGCCGCCACCCGGCTGGCGCTGGCCGATGCCGGCCTGCCCGAGCGGGCACCCGACCCGTACGGCTACGCGGTGACCCTGGCCAGCTCGTCCGGGGGCAACCTGTTCGGCCAGCGGGAGCTGCAACGGCTCTGGGGTGGGACGTCGCGGACGGTCGGGGCGTACCAGTCGATCGCCTGGTTCTACGCCGCCAGCGTCGGGCAGCTCTCCATCCACCACCAGTTCAAGGGCCCGAGCGGGGTCCTCGTCGCGGAGGCAGCCGGCGGGCTGGACAGTCTCGCGCACGCGGCCCGGGCGGTGCGCCGGGGCACCCCGGTGGTGGTAGCCGGGGCGACCGAGTGCCCGCTGAGCCCGTACGCGCTGGCGTGCCAGTTGCGCTCCGGCCTGCTCAGTGACGTGGCCGACCCGGAGCGGGCGTACCGGCCGTTCGACGCGGCGGCCAGCGGCTACCTGCCGGCCGAGGGGGGAGCGGTGTTCGTGGTGGAGGAGCTGGGGCACGCCCTGGCTCGGGGGGCCCGGGTCTACGGCGAGGTGAGTGGTTGGGGTTCCACCCACGACGCCGCGCACACCACTGCGGACAGCGCCGGCGATCCGAGGCAGTACGCGCGGGCGATGCGGCAGGCCCTGGACCGGGCCGGCGTCGCGGGGGCCGGGATCGACGTGGTGCTGCCCGACGCGCTCGGGGTGCCCCGCTACGACCGCAGCGAGGCCGAGGCGTTGCGTGCGGTGTTCGGTGACCGACCGCCGCCGGTGACGACGCAGAAGCCGCTGACCGGGCGGGCGTACCAGGGTGGGTCGGCGTTGGACGTGGCGACCGCGCTGCTCGCCTTCGCGCACGACACGTTGCCGGCCTCGGCCGGTCCGGACGAGGTGGCCGACGGGTGTGAGCTGGACTTCCTGCGCGAGCACCGTCGGCCGCGCAGCCGCCTCGCGCTGGTCTGCGCGCGCGGCTTCGACGGCTTCAACAGCGCGCTGGTCCTGCGCGGGGCCGCGCCGACGAGGGGAGAAACGTCATGA
- a CDS encoding M55 family metallopeptidase — translation MKVLISVDLEGISGIVHPTETNPDRYDYERGRALMTAEANAVIAGVLDAEPEAVVWVADAHGTFRNILPEDLDRRAHPVRGAPRPLGMLAGLDEHTDAVLFVGYHARAGAGPAVLAHTMSDAILDVRVAGRSLGEIGLNVAMAGHLDAPVVLLSGDDTACTEFSEMVPSAVTVPVKQTLGQAAAVALHPQEARERLRPAAAAAIARRASIPPVTVAGPVDVEVDLYGPFMVDLAVLVPGVARVSGGRTVAFQTADFADAYRLVQLLVHLAGIKPG, via the coding sequence ATGAAGGTACTGATCTCGGTGGACCTGGAAGGCATCTCAGGGATCGTGCATCCCACCGAGACGAATCCGGATCGGTACGACTACGAGCGCGGTCGGGCGTTGATGACGGCCGAGGCGAACGCGGTGATCGCTGGGGTCCTCGATGCCGAACCCGAGGCGGTGGTGTGGGTCGCCGACGCACACGGGACGTTCCGGAACATCCTGCCGGAGGACCTCGACCGGCGCGCTCACCCGGTGCGGGGCGCACCCCGCCCGCTGGGCATGCTGGCCGGGCTGGACGAGCACACGGACGCCGTTCTGTTCGTCGGCTATCACGCTCGGGCCGGTGCCGGACCCGCCGTGCTGGCACACACGATGAGTGACGCCATCCTCGACGTGCGGGTAGCCGGACGATCGCTGGGCGAGATCGGCCTCAACGTCGCCATGGCGGGGCACCTGGACGCGCCGGTCGTTCTGCTCAGCGGCGACGACACCGCCTGCACGGAGTTCAGTGAGATGGTGCCCTCGGCGGTCACCGTGCCCGTCAAGCAGACCCTGGGGCAGGCCGCCGCGGTGGCCCTGCATCCGCAGGAGGCACGGGAGCGGCTGCGCCCCGCCGCCGCCGCCGCGATCGCACGGCGCGCCTCGATCCCGCCGGTCACAGTGGCTGGACCAGTGGACGTCGAGGTCGACCTGTACGGCCCCTTCATGGTCGACCTGGCGGTGCTGGTGCCGGGCGTGGCCCGCGTCAGCGGCGGCCGGACGGTCGCCTTCCAAACCGCGGACTTCGCCGACGCGTACCGGTTGGTCCAGTTGCTCGTCCACCTCGCCGGTATCAAGCCCGGCTAG
- a CDS encoding acyl carrier protein — translation MRAEVRAFVVEQLADMNYDVEGLDDDTTLGPAGVDLESLALADLSVRVEDRYGVTFADDESEQLALMTVGEFTTMVANRVAEATSGAAATSGAAATSGAAATSDNA, via the coding sequence ATGAGAGCCGAGGTCCGCGCCTTCGTCGTCGAGCAGCTCGCCGACATGAACTACGACGTCGAGGGGCTCGACGACGACACCACACTCGGTCCCGCCGGCGTCGACCTGGAGTCGCTCGCCCTGGCCGACCTGTCCGTCCGGGTCGAGGACCGGTACGGCGTGACGTTCGCCGACGACGAATCGGAGCAGCTGGCCCTGATGACGGTCGGCGAGTTCACCACCATGGTCGCCAACCGCGTCGCCGAGGCGACGAGCGGTGCGGCGGCGACGAGCGGTGCGGCGGCGACGAGCGGTGCGGCGGCGACGAGCGACAACGCCTGA
- a CDS encoding fatty acid--CoA ligase family protein, with protein MAAENPTATDPGWVDEVLFAGRPTDICLRLPEPVDRASLHQMVVTAQDRLVGAGLRPGGAAVLRLPPSLAYVVNLLATWRAGAQAILLDHRLTDHEVDRALVRLTPQVVVAPIRSGGGALKVFVDVTEGVTRYADGPALSGHAVIQLSSGSTGPSKVIGRTAADLVAEVRRYTRIDGVALPGERIILLPSMVHVLGLVGGLLYGLHAGVELVPPQRLSGDAVLAAIAADTTPATVLGVPFHIGLLASTRPTGPLPQLRRMTTGGELVPAAVARAFTDRYGVPLGNMYGMTEVGVIGTDLHGSHRPSIAPAPGIEVRESGGELWVSCPTSPYVGLSDPTRWADGWLHTRDAGTVDPDTGLVTVRGRLDSQVSVGGMKVDLTEVEATVAELPGVAATVVVWDDGITAYVQPDGPLSEETLDKLLAERLAGYKRPRVLRLLDQLPRTTTGKLVRSTDALRSAATS; from the coding sequence GTGGCGGCAGAAAATCCTACGGCGACGGACCCGGGTTGGGTGGACGAAGTCCTGTTCGCAGGCCGTCCGACCGACATTTGTCTCCGTCTACCCGAACCTGTCGACCGGGCCTCCCTGCACCAGATGGTCGTCACCGCGCAGGACCGGCTCGTCGGGGCCGGGCTGCGTCCCGGTGGCGCGGCCGTGCTGCGGCTGCCACCGTCGCTGGCGTACGTGGTGAACCTGCTCGCCACCTGGCGCGCCGGGGCGCAGGCGATCCTGCTCGACCACCGGCTGACCGACCACGAGGTGGACCGCGCCCTGGTTCGGCTCACCCCGCAGGTGGTGGTCGCGCCGATCCGCAGCGGCGGCGGCGCGTTGAAGGTCTTCGTCGACGTCACCGAGGGCGTCACCCGGTACGCCGACGGGCCTGCGCTCAGTGGCCACGCCGTGATCCAACTCAGCTCCGGCTCCACCGGCCCGTCCAAGGTGATCGGCCGCACCGCCGCCGACCTGGTCGCCGAGGTGCGCCGCTACACACGGATCGACGGCGTGGCGCTGCCCGGCGAGCGGATCATCCTGCTGCCCTCGATGGTGCACGTGCTCGGCCTGGTCGGTGGTCTGCTCTACGGGCTGCACGCCGGGGTCGAGCTGGTGCCGCCGCAGCGGCTCAGCGGTGACGCCGTGCTGGCCGCGATCGCCGCTGACACGACGCCGGCCACAGTGCTGGGCGTACCGTTCCACATCGGACTGCTGGCGTCCACCCGGCCGACCGGTCCGCTGCCGCAGCTACGGCGGATGACCACCGGCGGCGAGCTGGTGCCGGCCGCGGTCGCCCGGGCGTTCACCGACCGGTACGGCGTGCCGCTGGGCAACATGTACGGCATGACCGAGGTCGGTGTGATCGGCACCGACCTGCACGGATCACACCGACCGTCGATCGCCCCGGCGCCCGGCATCGAGGTCCGCGAGTCCGGCGGCGAGCTGTGGGTGTCCTGCCCGACGTCGCCGTACGTCGGGCTGAGCGACCCGACCCGCTGGGCCGACGGCTGGCTGCACACCCGCGACGCCGGCACCGTCGACCCCGACACCGGCCTCGTCACCGTGCGCGGCCGACTCGACTCCCAGGTCTCCGTGGGTGGCATGAAGGTCGACCTGACCGAGGTGGAGGCGACAGTCGCCGAGCTGCCCGGGGTGGCCGCCACGGTGGTCGTGTGGGACGACGGCATCACCGCGTACGTCCAACCGGACGGCCCACTGTCGGAGGAGACGCTGGACAAGCTCCTCGCCGAACGGTTGGCCGGCTACAAGCGCCCTCGGGTGCTGCGCCTGCTCGACCAGCTGCCCCGCACCACCACCGGCAAACTCGTCCGCTCGACGGACGCGCTGCGCTCGGCGGCCACGTCGTGA
- the accB gene encoding acetyl-CoA carboxylase biotin carboxyl carrier protein, whose translation MSTVEAPDDTGVGEEEALAGLRRQAQHLIAELAGPVRRIRLRSGPAVLEIEWHPENATRPDVPPPPAEVPAPPAPRPPAASPPPSVPGRAAVRAPIVGTFYRSPEPGAGPFVSVGDLVRPGQPVAIVEAMKLMNEVTADRAGRVVAILVEDGQPVEYDQPLVELDPA comes from the coding sequence GTGTCGACCGTCGAGGCGCCCGACGACACCGGGGTGGGCGAGGAGGAGGCACTGGCCGGACTGCGCCGGCAGGCGCAGCACCTGATCGCCGAGCTGGCCGGGCCGGTGCGCCGGATCCGGCTGCGCAGCGGGCCGGCGGTCCTCGAAATCGAGTGGCACCCCGAGAACGCGACCCGACCCGACGTACCCCCTCCGCCGGCCGAGGTGCCGGCACCGCCGGCACCCCGCCCACCGGCGGCGTCGCCCCCACCGTCGGTGCCCGGTCGCGCCGCGGTGCGGGCACCGATCGTCGGCACCTTCTACCGGTCGCCGGAGCCGGGCGCGGGACCGTTCGTCTCGGTGGGGGACCTTGTCCGCCCGGGCCAGCCGGTCGCCATCGTCGAGGCGATGAAGCTGATGAACGAGGTGACCGCCGACCGTGCCGGTCGGGTGGTCGCCATCCTCGTCGAGGACGGCCAGCCGGTGGAGTACGACCAGCCGCTGGTGGAACTGGACCCGGCGTGA